A genomic window from Flavobacterium phycosphaerae includes:
- a CDS encoding lysophospholipid acyltransferase family protein yields the protein MQLLVFILLYPILWLISILPFRLLYLFSDGIYVLVYHVIGYRKKIVRNNIAIALPHLSEVERLQIEKKFYHHMCDMFLEMIKTMTISRAELDKRYTFTNIDLYLDLEKKQKSIAVLMAHYASYEWAISMNNIINFEGFAIYKKIANKYFDKLVRDIRSKFKATLITNRETIRIIEKNAKNKHLGVYGFASDQSPQLSKTHHWSTFMGVETPVHTGAEMLAKRFDMNVIFLKTRKVKRGYYEGTFEYLAENPKEVPNYQISDEFLKRVEKQILEAPEYYLWTHKRWKHRKN from the coding sequence ATGCAACTTCTTGTCTTTATTCTGCTCTACCCTATTCTTTGGTTAATTTCGATACTGCCGTTTCGATTGCTTTACCTTTTTTCAGATGGCATTTATGTATTGGTATACCACGTAATTGGGTATCGAAAAAAAATAGTTCGCAACAATATAGCTATCGCCTTACCTCATTTATCTGAGGTGGAACGCTTACAAATAGAAAAAAAATTCTACCATCATATGTGTGATATGTTTTTGGAAATGATAAAAACCATGACCATTTCAAGAGCAGAGTTGGATAAGCGATACACTTTTACCAATATTGATTTGTATTTGGATTTGGAAAAAAAGCAGAAAAGCATTGCGGTATTGATGGCGCACTATGCTTCTTATGAATGGGCCATTTCTATGAACAACATCATCAATTTTGAAGGTTTTGCCATTTATAAAAAAATTGCCAATAAGTATTTTGATAAATTGGTTAGAGACATTCGTTCAAAATTCAAAGCGACTTTAATCACCAATCGGGAAACGATTAGAATCATTGAAAAAAATGCTAAAAATAAACATCTCGGCGTGTATGGTTTTGCCAGCGATCAATCGCCACAATTGAGCAAAACGCATCATTGGTCTACGTTTATGGGGGTTGAAACGCCGGTTCATACCGGAGCCGAAATGCTGGCCAAACGATTTGACATGAATGTGATATTCCTAAAAACCCGAAAAGTAAAACGAGGGTATTATGAAGGTACTTTTGAATATTTGGCCGAAAATCCTAAAGAAGTGCCCAATTATCAAATTTCGGATGAGTTTTTAAAACGGGTGGAAAAGCAAATTCTCGAAGCTCCCGAA
- a CDS encoding rhomboid family intramembrane serine protease: MLNLFLIGIILANVLISLKGFNDEYFFRKYQFHVGSIRAGEQFRMISSAFLHADFFHLAFNMIALYSFAPVVYEGLGNFTFLLIYVGSLIFGSLLTMVFHGNDYSYRAVGASGAVTGIIYSAILLYPDMTIGIFGVIPMPAYVFGIGYLLYSIYGMKSKSDNIGHTAHFGGAIGGYAITLLKEPALFEYSTFMVILLAIPIVILFVMAKAGKL, encoded by the coding sequence ATGCTCAACCTGTTTTTAATAGGCATTATTTTGGCCAACGTTCTTATCAGTCTTAAAGGATTTAACGATGAATATTTTTTTCGGAAATACCAGTTCCATGTAGGCAGTATTAGAGCCGGAGAACAATTCAGGATGATTAGCTCTGCTTTTTTGCACGCTGATTTTTTTCATTTGGCCTTTAATATGATTGCGCTTTACTCTTTTGCACCTGTCGTGTATGAAGGTCTTGGTAATTTTACGTTTCTTTTAATCTATGTCGGTAGCCTCATTTTTGGTAGTTTACTCACTATGGTTTTTCATGGTAATGATTATAGTTACAGAGCTGTAGGTGCTTCGGGTGCTGTTACCGGAATTATTTACTCAGCCATTTTATTATATCCGGATATGACCATTGGTATTTTTGGAGTAATTCCTATGCCGGCGTATGTTTTCGGAATTGGGTATTTGCTGTATTCCATTTACGGAATGAAATCCAAGAGCGACAATATTGGACATACAGCCCATTTTGGCGGAGCTATTGGCGGATATGCGATCACATTGTTAAAAGAGCCTGCCTTGTTTGAATATAGTACTTTTATGGTTATCTTATTAGCCATTCCGATTGTTATTTTGTTTGTCATGGCCAAAGCCGGAAAATTATAA
- a CDS encoding SIMPL domain-containing protein, whose product MKKAVVLVALILAITVQAQEQKPQVPQISVTGEGKVKITPDQAVVTVGFQNSGKDAKEVKNLNDEVVDKVIKFLKSSGIPATDYKTNNVSLYKTYDYDKKKYNFQASQTLSITLKDLKKYDTIMMGLNDAGVNTIQGVEFKSSKMEEYEKDARRNAMLNAKQKATDYASVLGQKVGKALLITDNSQVYVPQPMYKGGMMAMAADAVQSRETLAVGELEINTNVSVTFALE is encoded by the coding sequence ATGAAAAAAGCAGTTGTATTGGTAGCCCTAATTTTAGCTATCACCGTTCAAGCCCAAGAGCAGAAGCCTCAAGTACCGCAAATTTCGGTTACCGGAGAAGGAAAAGTAAAAATCACCCCCGATCAGGCAGTAGTAACTGTTGGATTTCAAAATTCGGGCAAAGATGCCAAAGAAGTTAAAAATCTAAACGATGAAGTGGTAGACAAAGTGATTAAATTCTTAAAAAGTAGCGGCATCCCGGCTACCGATTATAAAACGAATAATGTGAGCCTTTATAAAACTTACGACTATGACAAAAAGAAATACAACTTTCAGGCGAGTCAAACCTTGAGTATAACGTTAAAAGATTTGAAAAAATACGATACCATTATGATGGGTCTAAACGATGCCGGAGTTAATACTATACAAGGGGTGGAATTCAAGTCGTCTAAAATGGAGGAATATGAAAAAGACGCCCGAAGAAATGCGATGTTGAATGCCAAACAAAAAGCAACTGACTATGCTTCGGTACTTGGACAAAAAGTGGGTAAAGCTTTGCTGATTACCGATAATTCACAAGTGTATGTGCCACAGCCTATGTATAAAGGAGGAATGATGGCAATGGCTGCCGATGCAGTTCAAAGTAGAGAAACCTTGGCGGTAGGCGAGTTGGAGATTAATACCAATGTCAGTGTGACTTTCGCTTTAGAATAA